The Candidatus Beckwithbacteria bacterium genome has a window encoding:
- the rpoB gene encoding DNA-directed RNA polymerase subunit beta gives MIKPNQRQFWKTQPTNLPQLNLLDVQKDSYNWFLNQGIKEALESASPIDDFTGKNWRLEFGEHSIGQPKYSASQTIKKGLTYEVPLKVKARLTNLQTGEVTKQEVFMGDIPQMTDIGTFIINGIERSVVSQLVRSPGVFFSGIVDLSTGRNLYQAELRPLRGSWLEVNISRYNTVSVKIDRHRKLPATTLLRACKSFDDEELLKLFSDVDTDQKHSYILSTLEKDSAKTHEEALIEIYQKMRPGEPAVLDNAKELLRRMFFDPKRYDLGDVGRYKMNRRLKLNVDLNTRVLTPEDIIATIKYLISLQNGVGRVDDIDSLSNRRVRRVGELVVTSAFRVGLLRLERSIREKMSLSKADVEVTPSTLVNPRPVIAAVSDFFRRNRLSTILDQTNPLSEIDNLRRLSVMGPGGVTRERASFSMRDINSSQYGRICPVRSPEGPNIGLVTYLALYARVNQYGFLETPYRKVTNRRVSNEIVYLASDEEENHYITHAGIKIDNKGYILEDWVAVRYQTEFIEAPALQIEYIDVVPRQVVGTSASLIPFIAHDEANRALMGTHMQCQAVPLVNPEAPIVGTGMETAVVAAMKRNVTVLVSGTVTYVDSEKVCVKTAPKDVVKLKNLKNNLPESIIISGNEIEYQVVKFSRTTQSTCYSQKPLVAVGDKVKAGDLIIDAPASDHGELALGQNLTIAYMSYEGLGYEDAVIISDRLVKEDILTSVMINEYEAKIMDTKLGPEELTRDIPNVGETELANLGEDGIVVIGSQVEPNDILVGKIAPKGETELTAEERLLRAIFGEKAREVRDTSLRVPHGEGGTVIEVKIFDRDKGDELDPGVIKKVVVQVAQMRKIVVGDKLAGRHGNKGVISKIVPAADMPYFSDGSPVDIIISPLSVLARMNLGQLLEAQLGWAAKKLGYKVALPVFEPINEALITAQLKKANLPVNGKIQLFDGRTGEAFSNQTAVGVAYILKLIHMVEDKTHARSTGPYSLVTQQPLGGKAQMGGQRLGEMEVWALEAHRAAHTLQEMLTIKSDDVVGRAKAFEAIVKSLDIPEAMIPESFRVLVKELQSLSLNIIPGGLVEEVKDEDLEETKEEIKEKEEAAKNE, from the coding sequence ATGATTAAACCCAACCAACGACAATTTTGGAAAACTCAGCCCACCAATTTGCCTCAGTTAAATTTGTTGGACGTCCAAAAAGATTCTTATAATTGGTTTTTAAATCAGGGAATTAAAGAAGCCCTGGAAAGCGCTTCGCCCATTGATGATTTTACCGGTAAAAATTGGCGCTTGGAATTCGGTGAACATTCCATCGGCCAGCCTAAATATTCGGCCAGCCAGACAATTAAAAAAGGCCTAACCTATGAAGTCCCTTTAAAAGTTAAAGCTAGGTTAACCAACCTCCAAACCGGCGAAGTCACCAAGCAGGAAGTTTTCATGGGCGATATTCCTCAGATGACGGATATCGGCACTTTTATTATTAATGGCATCGAACGCTCTGTTGTTAGCCAATTGGTTCGGTCTCCGGGCGTTTTCTTTTCAGGCATAGTCGATTTATCTACCGGCCGGAATCTTTATCAGGCTGAATTAAGACCCTTGCGCGGTTCTTGGCTGGAAGTTAACATTTCCCGCTACAATACCGTTTCTGTTAAAATCGACCGTCATCGTAAATTGCCTGCTACCACCTTACTGCGCGCCTGCAAGTCATTTGATGATGAAGAATTATTAAAACTTTTTAGCGACGTGGACACCGACCAAAAACACTCTTATATTTTGTCGACCCTGGAAAAAGATTCTGCCAAAACTCACGAAGAGGCCTTAATTGAAATTTATCAAAAAATGCGCCCAGGTGAACCGGCAGTTTTGGACAACGCCAAAGAGCTTTTGCGCCGAATGTTTTTTGATCCTAAACGTTATGACCTCGGCGATGTTGGCCGCTACAAAATGAATCGCCGCTTAAAACTTAATGTTGACCTGAATACTCGAGTCTTAACCCCCGAAGATATTATTGCCACGATTAAATATTTAATTAGTTTGCAAAACGGCGTCGGCCGGGTTGATGACATTGATAGTTTATCGAACCGCCGGGTTCGCCGCGTCGGCGAGCTGGTCGTTACCAGCGCTTTTCGCGTGGGGCTTTTACGCCTGGAACGGTCCATTAGGGAAAAAATGAGTTTGTCTAAGGCCGACGTAGAAGTTACTCCCAGCACTTTAGTTAACCCTCGGCCGGTGATTGCCGCTGTTTCTGATTTTTTCCGCCGCAACCGCCTTTCGACTATTTTAGATCAAACCAATCCTTTATCAGAAATTGACAACTTGCGCCGCCTGTCGGTTATGGGCCCGGGTGGTGTTACCCGCGAACGTGCCTCTTTTTCTATGCGGGATATTAATAGCAGTCAATACGGCCGCATTTGTCCGGTTCGCTCTCCCGAGGGTCCGAACATTGGCTTGGTTACTTATTTGGCCCTTTATGCCCGGGTGAATCAATACGGCTTTTTGGAAACTCCTTACCGCAAAGTTACCAATCGGCGGGTAAGTAATGAAATTGTTTATTTGGCCTCGGACGAAGAGGAAAATCACTATATTACTCACGCCGGTATCAAAATTGACAATAAGGGTTACATTCTTGAAGATTGGGTTGCCGTCCGTTACCAAACCGAATTTATTGAGGCGCCTGCTTTACAAATTGAATACATTGATGTTGTTCCCCGTCAAGTGGTCGGCACCTCCGCTTCCTTAATTCCCTTTATTGCTCATGATGAAGCGAACCGTGCCCTGATGGGGACACACATGCAATGTCAGGCAGTGCCTTTAGTTAATCCCGAAGCGCCGATCGTCGGCACGGGCATGGAAACCGCCGTAGTCGCCGCCATGAAGCGTAATGTTACTGTTTTGGTTTCCGGGACCGTCACTTACGTCGATAGTGAAAAAGTTTGTGTTAAAACCGCGCCCAAAGATGTGGTTAAACTGAAAAACCTCAAAAATAATTTACCGGAAAGTATTATTATTTCTGGTAACGAAATTGAATATCAGGTTGTTAAATTTAGTCGCACTACCCAATCTACCTGCTACTCTCAAAAACCCTTAGTGGCGGTTGGCGATAAAGTAAAAGCCGGCGATTTGATTATTGACGCTCCCGCCTCTGATCACGGCGAGTTGGCGCTCGGACAAAACCTCACCATCGCTTATATGAGTTATGAGGGTTTGGGTTATGAAGACGCCGTCATTATTTCCGACCGTTTGGTGAAAGAAGACATTTTAACCTCAGTCATGATTAACGAATATGAAGCTAAAATCATGGACACTAAGCTTGGCCCAGAAGAATTAACCCGGGATATTCCTAATGTCGGCGAAACTGAATTAGCTAATTTGGGGGAAGATGGCATTGTGGTCATTGGCAGTCAGGTGGAACCCAATGATATTTTAGTTGGTAAAATTGCGCCCAAGGGAGAAACGGAGTTAACTGCCGAAGAAAGGTTGTTACGGGCAATTTTTGGCGAAAAAGCCCGTGAAGTCCGTGATACTTCTCTGCGCGTACCCCACGGTGAAGGCGGCACAGTTATCGAAGTTAAAATTTTTGATCGCGATAAAGGAGACGAACTTGACCCAGGCGTGATTAAAAAAGTAGTTGTTCAGGTCGCTCAAATGCGTAAAATTGTCGTTGGTGACAAACTGGCCGGCCGTCATGGTAATAAAGGCGTTATTTCTAAAATTGTTCCCGCTGCCGACATGCCTTATTTTTCCGATGGGAGCCCGGTCGATATTATTATTTCTCCTTTATCAGTGCTTGCCCGTATGAATTTAGGTCAGCTTTTGGAAGCACAGTTGGGTTGGGCTGCCAAAAAACTCGGCTATAAAGTCGCCTTGCCGGTTTTTGAACCGATTAATGAAGCCTTGATTACCGCACAATTGAAAAAAGCCAACTTGCCGGTTAACGGTAAAATTCAACTTTTTGACGGCCGCACCGGCGAAGCTTTCTCTAATCAAACAGCTGTTGGTGTCGCTTATATTCTTAAGTTAATCCACATGGTGGAGGATAAAACTCACGCTCGCTCCACCGGGCCGTATTCTCTAGTCACCCAACAGCCTCTCGGTGGTAAAGCCCAAATGGGTGGTCAGCGTCTGGGGGAAATGGAAGTTTGGGCTTTGGAGGCCCACCGGGCGGCTCACACCCTTCAGGAAATGTTAACGATTAAATCCGACGATGTTGTTGGCCGAGCCAAGGCCTTTGAGGCGATTGTCAAAAGCCTGGATATTCCCGAAGCCATGATTCCGGAATCTTTCCGCGTTTTAGTTAAAGAACTGCAAAGTTTAAGCTTAAATATTATTCCCGGCGGGTTAGTCGAAGAAGTTAAAGACGAAGACTTAGAAGAGACCAAAGAAGAAATTAAAGAAAAAGAAGAGGCTGCCAAAAATGAGTAA
- the mltG gene encoding endolytic transglycosylase MltG, with amino-acid sequence MIKRFFSVILALILGSLLVFIYWSWASQPVNPKNNTPQVFVVPQGQSAKIIASRLKQSGFIKNELVFRLLVDQKNLSAKLQAGDFRLSPSMNLEQIIESLTHGSLDYWITFPEGLRVEEYAERLAAKSSLIPQDFILAAKPYEGQLFPDTYLIPQSASVEDIVNLLVDTFKSKSSTQDKQMIILASLIEREAKHEADRILVSSVFHNRLKINLALQVDATVQYVLGKTGNWWPKDLTHDNLKIASPYNTYLNPGLPPRPICNPGLSSLQAALNPAQTNYLYYVSDSSGYNHYAATLSEHNVNIAKYLLVDNP; translated from the coding sequence ATGATTAAGAGATTTTTTAGCGTTATCTTAGCGCTAATTCTTGGCTCCCTACTAGTTTTTATTTATTGGTCTTGGGCCAGTCAGCCGGTTAATCCAAAAAATAATACTCCGCAAGTTTTTGTGGTGCCTCAGGGCCAGTCGGCTAAAATTATTGCCAGTCGTTTAAAGCAATCCGGTTTTATTAAAAATGAGCTGGTGTTTCGGTTGTTGGTTGACCAGAAAAATTTAAGCGCCAAACTCCAAGCCGGCGACTTTCGTTTATCGCCCTCAATGAACTTAGAGCAGATTATTGAATCTTTAACTCACGGCAGTTTGGACTACTGGATTACTTTTCCCGAGGGCTTGCGGGTCGAGGAGTATGCCGAACGTTTAGCCGCCAAATCTTCACTTATCCCGCAGGATTTTATCTTGGCCGCCAAACCCTATGAAGGCCAACTTTTCCCTGATACTTATTTAATTCCTCAATCTGCCTCTGTCGAAGACATTGTTAATCTTTTAGTGGACACTTTTAAATCAAAAAGTTCCACTCAGGACAAACAAATGATTATTTTAGCCTCCTTAATCGAGCGGGAAGCCAAACACGAAGCAGACAGAATCTTAGTTAGTAGCGTTTTCCACAATCGTTTAAAAATTAATCTGGCCCTGCAGGTTGATGCCACCGTACAATATGTTTTAGGCAAAACCGGTAATTGGTGGCCGAAAGATTTAACTCATGATAATCTAAAAATTGCCTCGCCTTATAACACTTATTTAAATCCTGGTTTACCCCCGCGGCCCATCTGCAACCCCGGTCTGTCCAGTCTTCAAGCCGCCCTTAATCCAGCCCAAACGAACTACTTATATTACGTTTCTGATTCTTCCGGTTATAATCACTACGCCGCCACTCTGTCCGAGCACAACGTCAACATTGCTAAGTATTTGCTTGTTGACAATCCTTAA
- the ruvX gene encoding Holliday junction resolvase RuvX yields MKYLCIDFGLKHLGLAIADGPLAETFGEKKYDEESQALQFIARLCEEQAINQIIFGLSEGKMAETTKTFVEKLKTLVNLPIFFQDESLSSVEAKQKLIAAHVPQFKRRRDHSAAAALILQDYLDTIELNKGGKENV; encoded by the coding sequence ATGAAATATTTGTGTATTGATTTTGGTTTGAAACATTTAGGGCTGGCGATTGCTGATGGTCCATTGGCAGAAACTTTTGGTGAAAAAAAGTATGATGAAGAATCTCAAGCCCTTCAATTTATTGCCCGTTTATGTGAGGAACAGGCGATTAACCAGATAATTTTTGGTTTATCCGAGGGCAAGATGGCCGAAACCACTAAAACCTTTGTTGAAAAATTAAAAACTCTTGTCAATTTGCCGATTTTCTTCCAGGATGAAAGCCTCTCCTCGGTTGAAGCCAAACAAAAACTTATTGCCGCTCATGTGCCTCAATTCAAGCGCCGCCGGGACCATAGCGCCGCCGCCGCCTTGATTTTGCAGGATTATCTTGATACGATTGAGTTAAATAAAGGAGGGAAAGAAAATGTTTAA
- a CDS encoding class I SAM-dependent methyltransferase — MAKNFYDKVAKKFGNYQSKINILNEFPQGNPEAIFKQKLLAISSKNKTALDSGCADGVFTLSIASYFKKIVAIDNSKGMLQAARKYQQTSQITNVNFVQQNIHKISFPANSFDIIYNRRGPEDFPLFYKILKSGGYYLAIDIGEKDTQAIKEVFNRGQNFGKWHKSFLEAKKTQLSKVGFKIIYCGNFLYNEYYLSRTDLDLFLQGVPIFEDYDSHKDKKLLDEYVRKFNLEQGINLPRHRIVILAQKL; from the coding sequence ATGGCTAAGAACTTCTATGATAAAGTTGCTAAAAAATTTGGAAACTATCAAAGCAAAATCAACATCCTTAATGAATTTCCTCAAGGTAATCCGGAAGCGATTTTTAAACAAAAATTATTAGCTATTAGCAGTAAAAATAAAACTGCCTTAGACTCCGGTTGCGCTGATGGTGTTTTTACCCTTTCCATAGCCTCTTATTTTAAGAAAATAGTTGCCATTGATAATTCTAAAGGAATGCTTCAAGCAGCCAGAAAATATCAACAAACCAGTCAAATTACCAATGTTAATTTTGTCCAGCAAAATATTCATAAAATAAGTTTTCCCGCCAACTCTTTTGATATTATCTATAATCGCCGCGGCCCTGAAGATTTTCCGTTGTTTTATAAGATTTTAAAATCAGGCGGGTATTATCTGGCAATTGATATTGGCGAAAAAGACACCCAAGCGATTAAAGAAGTTTTTAACAGGGGACAAAATTTTGGGAAATGGCACAAGTCTTTTTTAGAAGCAAAAAAAACACAGCTTAGCAAAGTCGGGTTTAAAATAATTTATTGCGGTAATTTTTTGTATAACGAATACTATCTTTCCAGGACGGATTTAGATCTTTTTTTACAGGGTGTACCGATTTTTGAAGATTATGATTCCCACAAAGATAAAAAATTGTTAGATGAGTATGTTAGAAAATTCAACCTGGAACAAGGAATTAATTTGCCCCGTCACCGAATTGTAATTTTGGCGCAAAAATTATGA
- a CDS encoding sortase — translation MIVYYKTAPVKISSFWPRLKSLMPTVMMVVGASLLISVGYPILSYELTIGLKSQRQNVISPVPRESLAQTAPVLAQTDYNQVSSWFNFSQKQTFLTPSNITHYTLSIPKLRIKDALVTIGGDNLWTSLIQYGGTANPGEAGSVVIFGHSILQQFYNPSSYRAIFSLIPTLKSGDEILISFDGIIYKYIVYDYFEVAPGEIDVLEQQYDHRDLTLVTCVPPGTMLRRGIVKAKLVEI, via the coding sequence ATGATTGTTTATTACAAAACTGCCCCAGTTAAAATTTCATCTTTTTGGCCCCGGCTTAAATCATTAATGCCGACAGTTATGATGGTGGTTGGTGCCAGCCTGTTAATTTCTGTCGGTTATCCGATTCTTTCTTACGAGTTGACCATCGGCTTAAAATCTCAACGCCAGAATGTTATTAGTCCAGTGCCCCGGGAAAGTCTGGCTCAAACCGCCCCGGTCTTAGCTCAAACTGATTATAATCAAGTTTCTTCTTGGTTTAATTTTTCCCAAAAGCAGACATTTTTAACCCCGTCAAATATTACTCATTACACTCTTAGTATTCCTAAATTGCGGATTAAAGATGCCTTGGTTACCATCGGTGGCGACAATCTATGGACAAGTTTAATTCAATATGGCGGCACCGCCAATCCTGGCGAAGCCGGCAGTGTGGTAATTTTTGGCCACTCCATTTTGCAACAGTTTTATAATCCTAGCTCTTACCGGGCGATTTTCTCCCTTATTCCTACCCTAAAATCCGGCGATGAAATCTTGATCAGCTTTGACGGGATTATTTATAAATACATTGTCTACGATTATTTTGAAGTCGCCCCGGGGGAAATTGATGTTTTGGAGCAGCAGTATGATCATCGTGATTTAACTTTGGTCACCTGCGTTCCCCCCGGCACTATGCTCCGCCGCGGCATCGTCAAAGCTAAGCTCGTGGAAATTTAA
- a CDS encoding alanine--tRNA ligase yields the protein MTTNEIRSAYLRFFQDKGHKLIPPAPLVPPNDPTTLFTSSGMQQLVPYLKGEPHPMGTRLVDSQPCFRAEDIDEVGDNRHTTFFEMLGNWSLGDYFKEEQLAWFWEFLTKILSLSKDKLYVTVFEGGNGVPKDEETYSIWQKLGVSPDHIFYYPAAKNWWSRSGTPDKMPAGEIGGPDSEVFYEFTEIKHRQKFGAKCHPNCDCGHFMEIGNSVFIQFEKQADSSFKPLPKQNVDFGGGLERLAAACQNTPDIFQIDIFRALMQSINTQSLADSRLIADHLRAASAMLNEGILPSNKKQGYVLRRLIRRAAIKLAKPQTLADYLGLLTTGEEARIILSNEINKFSQSLKEGLKILNKAKIIDEALAFNLFQSYGLPLEVIGAVVKVKLNKTKFDALVEQHSQKSRTASAGMFKAGLADHSETVIKFHTVTHLLHAALRKVLGNHIHQEGSNITSERLRFDFSHPQALSKEEITKVETLINEKIKANLPVTKTIQDKAEALKSGALALFKETYPDKVSVYSIGNFSKEICSGPHVSSTGEIGGVKIVKEESIGAGKRRVYVVINHETNQPAHQTNQ from the coding sequence ATGACTACCAATGAAATCCGTTCGGCGTATTTAAGATTTTTCCAGGATAAAGGCCATAAGCTTATTCCGCCGGCGCCCTTGGTGCCGCCCAACGACCCAACCACGCTTTTTACCTCTTCCGGCATGCAACAGTTAGTGCCGTATTTAAAAGGCGAGCCGCACCCGATGGGGACGAGATTGGTCGACTCCCAGCCCTGTTTTCGCGCTGAAGACATTGACGAAGTCGGCGACAACCGCCACACCACTTTTTTTGAAATGCTCGGCAACTGGAGTTTAGGTGACTATTTTAAGGAAGAGCAGCTGGCCTGGTTTTGGGAATTCTTAACGAAAATCCTGAGCTTGTCGAAGGACAAACTTTACGTCACGGTTTTTGAGGGTGGCAACGGTGTTCCTAAAGACGAAGAAACTTACTCAATTTGGCAAAAACTGGGCGTTTCTCCGGATCACATTTTTTACTACCCGGCTGCCAAAAACTGGTGGTCCCGTTCCGGCACACCGGACAAAATGCCTGCTGGTGAAATCGGTGGCCCGGACTCGGAAGTTTTTTATGAATTTACGGAAATAAAACACCGCCAGAAATTTGGCGCTAAATGCCACCCCAACTGCGATTGTGGTCATTTTATGGAAATCGGCAACTCGGTTTTTATACAATTTGAAAAGCAGGCTGACAGTTCTTTTAAACCTTTGCCTAAACAAAACGTGGATTTTGGCGGCGGCCTCGAACGTTTAGCGGCCGCCTGCCAAAACACGCCGGACATTTTTCAAATTGATATTTTTAGAGCCTTAATGCAGTCGATTAACACCCAGTCTTTAGCCGACAGCCGCCTAATTGCCGACCACCTTCGCGCCGCCTCCGCCATGCTTAATGAAGGGATATTACCTTCCAATAAAAAACAAGGTTACGTCTTGCGCCGTTTAATCCGCCGTGCGGCCATTAAACTCGCTAAACCTCAAACCTTAGCTGATTATCTTGGTTTATTAACCACCGGAGAAGAGGCCCGAATAATTTTGAGCAACGAAATTAATAAATTTTCCCAAAGTTTAAAAGAAGGCTTAAAAATTTTAAACAAAGCCAAAATTATTGACGAGGCCTTAGCTTTTAACTTGTTTCAATCTTATGGCTTACCTTTGGAAGTGATTGGTGCAGTGGTGAAAGTGAAATTAAATAAAACCAAATTCGATGCTTTAGTGGAACAACATAGTCAAAAATCCCGCACTGCTTCGGCCGGCATGTTTAAAGCCGGCTTGGCCGACCATTCCGAAACAGTGATTAAATTTCACACTGTCACTCATCTGCTTCACGCCGCTTTAAGAAAAGTTTTGGGCAATCACATTCATCAGGAAGGTAGCAATATTACCAGCGAGCGCTTGCGTTTTGATTTCTCGCATCCTCAGGCTTTATCTAAAGAGGAAATTACTAAAGTGGAAACATTAATTAACGAAAAAATAAAAGCTAATTTACCGGTCACTAAAACTATTCAGGATAAAGCCGAAGCCTTAAAATCCGGGGCTTTGGCTTTATTTAAAGAAACTTACCCAGATAAAGTTTCCGTCTATTCCATCGGCAATTTTTCCAAAGAAATTTGCTCTGGCCCTCATGTTAGCTCGACAGGGGAAATTGGCGGTGTTAAGATTGTTAAAGAGGAATCAATCGGTGCCGGTAAGCGCCGAGTTTACGTTGTGATTAATCATGAAACTAACCAACCTGCTCACCAGACTAACCAATAA
- a CDS encoding YtxH domain-containing protein, translating to MSPNETKNKSLPFASGLLVGAAVAAGATFLYKTKSGQKVKKVLSGYYREAKEHLDEVIKEVKKDTKTKTLPQAVEKIAQKEVKAAKKKIKAIKKKVFSKSGRPLVK from the coding sequence ATGAGCCCGAACGAGACCAAGAATAAATCTCTGCCTTTTGCCTCCGGTTTACTGGTTGGTGCCGCTGTCGCCGCCGGCGCCACTTTTTTATACAAAACTAAATCAGGCCAAAAAGTTAAAAAAGTTCTCAGCGGTTATTACCGCGAAGCCAAAGAACACCTAGATGAAGTGATTAAAGAGGTTAAAAAAGACACCAAAACCAAAACGTTACCCCAGGCGGTAGAGAAAATTGCTCAAAAAGAAGTCAAGGCCGCTAAGAAAAAAATTAAAGCCATTAAAAAGAAAGTTTTCTCCAAATCCGGCCGGCCGTTGGTAAAGTAG
- a CDS encoding helix-turn-helix domain-containing protein, which translates to MQTAGSLLKSSRIKAKLTLTGVSHLTRIPLKTLLALEKNQFNALPPTPYIQGFIQNYAKIVHLNPDLAIAAFKRDFTHRRQKKLIPDGLIKPLNPSVNRRYFVWLFVGLIILAYLFLTIYKIFSPPQLILDQPQSGEEVKSPFLIKGKTNRDVTLTLNDRTVNLQPDGSFITTGTTSELNFKATSRRNKTTTLVRYVIIVQ; encoded by the coding sequence ATGCAAACAGCCGGTAGTCTGCTTAAGTCTAGTCGGATTAAAGCCAAACTCACCCTTACCGGCGTTAGTCATTTGACACGCATTCCTCTTAAAACCCTGTTAGCTTTGGAAAAAAATCAGTTTAATGCGCTTCCCCCTACGCCTTATATCCAAGGGTTTATTCAAAATTACGCGAAGATCGTTCATCTTAATCCTGATCTGGCGATTGCTGCTTTTAAGCGCGATTTTACCCATCGCCGGCAAAAGAAACTTATTCCCGACGGTCTAATTAAGCCGCTTAATCCTTCGGTTAACCGTCGTTACTTTGTGTGGCTTTTCGTGGGCCTAATAATTCTCGCCTATCTTTTCCTTACGATTTATAAAATTTTTTCTCCGCCGCAACTAATTTTGGACCAACCTCAATCAGGCGAGGAAGTTAAATCACCGTTTTTAATTAAAGGTAAAACTAATCGTGATGTCACCTTGACTTTAAACGACAGAACCGTCAATCTCCAACCCGACGGCTCTTTTATCACCACGGGTACCACCTCCGAGCTGAACTTTAAAGCCACCTCCCGGCGTAATAAAACCACCACGCTTGTTCGGTATGTTATCATTGTTCAATGA